The Corallococcus silvisoli genome has a segment encoding these proteins:
- a CDS encoding metal-dependent hydrolase family protein, translating to MRPALLLGSLLLSLSHSAEATEPARTTTQVLKAARLFDAKTGKIVSPGVVVVAEGKVVGVGPKAPVPEGATVVDLGDATLLPGFMDAHTHLSAEPGPDWRKDIIDNFQRTIPEQTLNTLPRARATLMAGFTTVRNLGSEDFIDVGLRNAIARGTVVGPRILAATSALSTTGGHCDHGNSWRKGLMAHDASRGVADGPDALRALVRENLKYGADVIKVCATGGVLSLNGDADAPQFTQAELDAVVDEAHSRRRKVAAHAHGAEGAKRAIRAGVDSIEHGTLMDDEALELMKSKGTWYVPTVLAFYGVKELADKGSLPPATVIKLRAVNVRREQVMRKAISLGVRIAFGTDAGVFAHGRNAEEFGLMVDAGLAPAEALRTATVNAAELLGVSDRLGTLEPGKLADVVAVPGNPLQDIRVTQKVLFVMKEGVIHRNDTAPGEPVATAP from the coding sequence GTGCGACCCGCTCTGCTCCTTGGCTCCCTCCTGCTGTCGCTGTCCCATTCCGCCGAAGCCACCGAGCCCGCCCGGACGACGACCCAGGTCCTCAAGGCGGCGCGGCTCTTCGATGCGAAGACGGGGAAGATCGTCAGCCCGGGCGTGGTGGTGGTGGCGGAGGGGAAGGTGGTGGGCGTGGGCCCGAAGGCGCCCGTGCCGGAAGGCGCGACGGTCGTGGACCTGGGCGACGCCACGCTCCTGCCGGGCTTCATGGACGCGCACACGCACCTGAGCGCGGAGCCCGGGCCCGATTGGCGCAAGGACATCATCGACAACTTCCAGCGCACCATCCCCGAGCAGACGTTGAACACGCTGCCGCGGGCGCGCGCCACGCTGATGGCGGGGTTCACCACGGTGCGCAACCTGGGCTCGGAGGACTTCATCGACGTGGGCCTGCGCAACGCCATCGCGCGAGGCACCGTCGTGGGGCCCCGCATCCTGGCCGCGACGTCCGCCCTGAGCACCACGGGCGGCCACTGTGACCACGGAAACTCCTGGCGCAAGGGGCTGATGGCCCATGACGCCAGCCGAGGCGTGGCGGATGGCCCGGACGCGCTGCGCGCCCTCGTGCGAGAGAACCTCAAGTACGGCGCGGACGTCATCAAGGTGTGCGCCACGGGCGGCGTGCTGAGCCTCAACGGAGACGCGGACGCCCCGCAGTTCACCCAGGCGGAGCTGGACGCGGTGGTGGACGAAGCCCACTCGCGCCGGCGCAAGGTGGCCGCGCACGCGCACGGCGCGGAAGGGGCGAAGCGCGCCATCCGCGCGGGCGTGGACTCCATCGAGCACGGCACGTTGATGGACGACGAGGCGCTGGAGCTGATGAAGAGCAAGGGCACCTGGTACGTGCCCACCGTCCTGGCCTTCTACGGAGTGAAGGAGCTGGCGGACAAGGGCAGCCTGCCGCCGGCCACCGTCATCAAGCTGCGCGCCGTGAATGTGAGGCGAGAGCAGGTGATGCGCAAGGCGATCTCCCTGGGGGTGCGCATCGCGTTCGGCACGGACGCGGGCGTATTCGCCCATGGGCGCAACGCGGAGGAGTTCGGGCTGATGGTGGACGCCGGCCTGGCGCCCGCCGAGGCCCTGCGCACCGCCACCGTGAACGCGGCGGAGCTGCTCGGGGTGTCGGACCGGCTGGGGACGCTGGAGCCGGGGAAGCTGGCGGACGTCGTCGCCGTGCCCGGCAACCCCCTCCAGGACATCCGCGTCACCCAGAAGGTCCTCTTCGTGATGAAGGAGGGCGTGATCCACCGCAACGACACGGCGCCCGGCGAGCCCGTGGCCACGGCGCCTTAA
- a CDS encoding hemerythrin domain-containing protein, with product MRNPGRRDVVSAVLLGSLGVAATALSAAPRPRGKPLAVNATEDLMREHGVIRRTLLVYDELARRLRNPGETAPSEVLSQAAGLMARFGEGYHEKLEETEVFPPLVKAGQQKPLVDVLLAQHAAGRALTQGFLAAANSPDALSKPDSRSRVAQQLMQFTRMYQAHAAREDTVLFPAFRSLFAAKDFEALGDRFEEQEHRLLGSDGFEKALDEVARLERALGIHDLAGFTPRT from the coding sequence ATGCGGAATCCCGGTCGCCGTGACGTCGTGTCCGCCGTGCTGTTGGGGAGCCTTGGCGTCGCCGCGACCGCCCTTTCCGCGGCGCCCAGGCCCCGGGGAAAGCCGCTGGCGGTCAACGCCACCGAGGACCTGATGCGCGAGCACGGCGTCATCCGGCGCACCCTTCTGGTCTACGACGAGCTCGCGCGGCGCCTGCGGAACCCTGGGGAGACCGCTCCTTCCGAGGTGCTCTCCCAGGCCGCGGGCCTGATGGCCCGGTTTGGCGAGGGCTACCACGAGAAGCTCGAGGAAACCGAGGTGTTCCCACCCCTGGTCAAGGCCGGCCAGCAGAAACCGCTCGTCGACGTGCTCCTCGCGCAGCACGCGGCCGGCCGCGCACTGACCCAGGGCTTCCTCGCGGCGGCGAACAGCCCGGACGCCCTATCGAAGCCGGACTCCCGCTCGCGCGTGGCCCAGCAGCTCATGCAGTTCACCCGCATGTACCAGGCCCACGCGGCGCGTGAGGACACGGTGCTCTTTCCCGCCTTCCGGTCGCTCTTCGCGGCGAAGGACTTCGAGGCGCTGGGAGATCGCTTCGAGGAACAGGAACACCGCCTGCTCGGGAGCGATGGCTTCGAGAAGGCGCTCGACGAGGTCGCGCGGCTGGAGCGCGCCCTGGGCATCCACGACCTGGCTGGGTTCACCCCCAGGACTTAA
- a CDS encoding DUF3014 domain-containing protein — translation MSDPNFVNAPPGGVPPPPEAEPPKTPSRGKVLGILVALMVVALAASYFGLKRQSEPEPVAAAPVVDAGVEAAPPEVPLAESDSRVRDVVGKLSVDPELARWLQERDLARRFTASVSNIADGESPRASLLFMAPVGAFQVGEAAANGRSEIAPLSYARYDVVARVLGSLDVSGAAMVYRELKPLVDQAYGEIAPPGQRFETAFGRAIQHLLVVPVPRGPVEVESKGALYVYAAPELEALSKAQKHLLRMGPGNMRLIQAKLREVRTALNLPTPAPATPEPLPDQAPGQSQTEE, via the coding sequence ATGAGTGATCCAAACTTCGTGAACGCGCCCCCTGGAGGAGTCCCACCGCCGCCGGAGGCCGAGCCGCCAAAGACGCCGTCGCGCGGCAAGGTGCTGGGCATCCTGGTCGCGTTGATGGTCGTGGCGTTGGCGGCTTCGTATTTCGGCCTGAAGCGCCAATCCGAACCGGAGCCCGTGGCGGCGGCCCCGGTGGTGGACGCGGGCGTGGAGGCGGCACCGCCGGAGGTGCCACTGGCGGAGAGCGACAGCCGGGTCCGGGACGTGGTGGGCAAGCTGTCGGTGGACCCGGAGCTGGCGCGATGGCTCCAGGAGCGTGACCTGGCGCGCCGGTTCACCGCGTCCGTGAGCAACATCGCCGACGGCGAGAGCCCCCGGGCCTCGCTGCTGTTCATGGCCCCCGTGGGGGCGTTCCAGGTGGGCGAGGCGGCCGCGAACGGGCGGTCGGAGATCGCTCCGCTGAGCTACGCGCGCTACGACGTGGTGGCCCGGGTGCTGGGCTCGCTGGACGTGTCCGGCGCGGCGATGGTGTACCGGGAGCTGAAGCCGCTCGTCGATCAGGCCTACGGGGAGATCGCGCCGCCGGGACAGCGCTTCGAGACGGCCTTCGGTCGGGCCATCCAGCACCTGTTGGTGGTGCCGGTGCCGCGGGGGCCTGTCGAGGTGGAGTCCAAGGGCGCGCTCTATGTCTACGCGGCGCCGGAGCTGGAGGCGCTGAGCAAGGCCCAGAAGCACTTGCTGCGGATGGGGCCCGGGAACATGCGGCTCATCCAGGCGAAGCTTCGGGAGGTCCGGACGGCGCTGAACCTGCCGACCCCGGCGCCCGCGACGCCCGAACCGTTGCCGGATCAGGCTCCGGGGCAGTCGCAGACCGAGGAATGA
- a CDS encoding ribonuclease H-like domain-containing protein, whose product MLQHTFQHIPGVGPWREKDLWSKGIRTWDDFPDGGIVISRKADAVARQRIAEAREALARKDLKELARLVPPREHWRLFPEFQEDAVYFDIETDGSQTQVPTVVSLFDAAGLHVFIQGRNMDALPEAMAARRLWVTFNGSCFDVPVLKEYFGAKRFPVPEAHIDLRFVTRRLGMGGGLKEIEDKLGVGRPPHLKGVNGYDAVLLWRAYLRRGDVEALRYLVEYNLYDSFQLRSLMDLSYNKGADDLNLDVPRLKVFERGDLLYDVSRLLLELGPTERDVDTLARVRAMEQDS is encoded by the coding sequence ATGCTTCAGCACACGTTCCAGCACATCCCGGGCGTGGGGCCGTGGCGCGAGAAGGACCTGTGGTCCAAGGGCATCCGGACCTGGGATGACTTCCCGGACGGCGGCATCGTCATCAGCCGCAAGGCGGACGCGGTGGCCCGCCAGCGCATCGCGGAGGCCCGCGAAGCCCTGGCCCGGAAGGACCTGAAGGAGCTGGCCCGCCTGGTGCCGCCGCGCGAGCACTGGCGCCTGTTCCCGGAGTTCCAGGAGGACGCCGTCTACTTCGACATCGAGACGGACGGCAGCCAGACGCAGGTGCCCACGGTGGTGAGCCTGTTCGACGCCGCGGGGCTGCACGTCTTCATCCAGGGCCGGAACATGGACGCGCTGCCGGAGGCCATGGCGGCGCGGCGGTTGTGGGTGACGTTCAACGGTTCGTGCTTCGACGTGCCGGTGCTGAAGGAGTACTTCGGCGCGAAGCGCTTCCCGGTGCCGGAGGCGCACATCGATCTGCGCTTCGTCACGCGGCGGCTGGGGATGGGCGGCGGCCTGAAGGAGATTGAAGACAAGCTGGGCGTGGGCCGGCCGCCGCACCTGAAGGGCGTCAACGGCTACGACGCGGTGCTGCTGTGGCGCGCGTACCTGCGGCGCGGCGACGTGGAGGCCTTGCGCTATCTGGTGGAGTACAACCTCTACGACTCGTTCCAGCTGCGGTCACTGATGGACCTGTCCTACAACAAGGGCGCGGACGACCTGAACCTGGACGTCCCCCGGCTGAAGGTCTTCGAGCGCGGGGATCTCTTGTACGACGTGAGCCGACTGCTGTTGGAACTGGGCCCCACCGAGCGCGACGTGGACACGCTCGCGCGCGTGCGGGCCATGGAGCAGGATTCCTGA
- a CDS encoding (deoxy)nucleoside triphosphate pyrophosphohydrolase: MTRAVPRTVRVVAALIPRPGPEDGGPRYLVQQRLPGGSRALLWEFPGGKVEAGETDEAALARECREELDVELSVGRRLWEGRHTYPDLTVELILYAATLVSGEPKPLGAHQLAFHTPTQMQALPFCEADVPLLDDLLAGRLGALD; this comes from the coding sequence GTGACGCGCGCCGTGCCCCGGACGGTGCGGGTGGTGGCGGCGCTGATTCCCCGGCCCGGTCCGGAAGACGGCGGGCCGCGGTACCTGGTGCAGCAGCGCCTTCCTGGCGGAAGCCGGGCGCTGCTCTGGGAGTTCCCCGGCGGCAAGGTGGAGGCCGGCGAGACGGACGAGGCCGCCCTGGCGCGCGAGTGCCGCGAGGAGCTGGACGTGGAGCTGTCCGTGGGCCGGCGCCTGTGGGAAGGGCGGCACACGTACCCGGACCTCACGGTGGAGCTCATCCTGTACGCGGCCACGCTGGTGTCGGGTGAGCCGAAGCCCCTGGGCGCGCATCAGCTGGCGTTCCACACGCCCACGCAGATGCAGGCGCTGCCGTTCTGCGAGGCGGACGTGCCGCTCCTGGATGATCTGCTGGCGGGAAGGCTGGGTGCGCTCGATTGA
- a CDS encoding outer membrane protein assembly factor BamB family protein: MTMRLSRWKRWVGMVAGVGLLAGCARVPLYGNPELPAAPRQPPVDYFHVDWWTGLVEKVPLLEYSPREPASPVYDPESKNVIAQTRDGFIHAVGPDGQERWSLRTGARALAGAMASEGVIYAPGGDGVLYALDGRTGAVKWKYATNESLATVPVLADGLILVATDTDTVFAVKATDGTWVWQYRRDPPSGFTIRGASAPRVDQGTAYIGFSDGFVVALKVDDGGVVWEKALSGTGTEFLDVDTTPAIDSAGRLYVASYKNGLYALEADSGAVIWNTSVGGLTSLLSRGEVVFASGDGRVDAYLGETGKLIWSLRLKDRTALAPVLARGMLLIPNERALLFVDPTTGKTRMSWNPGVGVSAPPFVVGSRVYVLSNNAYLYSLDMNKVKLGPRG; this comes from the coding sequence ATGACCATGCGGCTCTCTCGGTGGAAGCGGTGGGTGGGAATGGTGGCCGGGGTGGGACTCCTGGCCGGGTGCGCGCGGGTGCCGCTGTACGGCAACCCGGAGCTGCCCGCGGCGCCCCGGCAGCCGCCGGTGGACTACTTCCACGTGGATTGGTGGACGGGGCTGGTGGAGAAGGTTCCGCTGCTGGAGTACTCGCCGCGTGAGCCCGCCTCCCCGGTGTACGACCCGGAGAGCAAGAACGTCATCGCGCAGACGCGCGACGGCTTCATCCACGCGGTGGGCCCGGACGGCCAGGAGCGCTGGTCCTTGCGCACCGGCGCCCGGGCGCTCGCGGGGGCCATGGCCAGCGAGGGCGTCATCTACGCGCCCGGCGGCGACGGCGTCCTGTATGCACTGGACGGCCGCACCGGCGCGGTGAAGTGGAAGTACGCCACGAACGAGTCCCTGGCCACGGTGCCCGTGCTGGCGGACGGGCTGATCCTGGTGGCCACGGACACCGACACGGTGTTCGCGGTGAAGGCGACGGACGGCACGTGGGTGTGGCAGTACCGCCGCGATCCGCCGTCGGGCTTCACCATCCGGGGCGCGTCCGCGCCGAGGGTGGACCAGGGCACCGCGTACATCGGCTTCTCCGACGGCTTCGTCGTCGCCCTCAAGGTAGATGACGGCGGCGTCGTCTGGGAGAAGGCGCTGTCGGGCACCGGGACGGAGTTCCTGGACGTGGACACCACTCCGGCCATCGATTCGGCGGGGCGGCTCTACGTGGCCTCGTACAAGAACGGCCTGTACGCGCTGGAGGCGGACTCGGGCGCTGTCATCTGGAACACCAGCGTGGGCGGCCTGACGTCGCTGCTCTCGCGGGGTGAGGTGGTGTTCGCCAGCGGCGACGGCCGCGTGGACGCCTACCTGGGGGAGACAGGGAAGCTCATCTGGTCGCTTCGCCTCAAGGATAGGACGGCGCTGGCTCCGGTGTTGGCTCGGGGAATGCTGCTGATCCCCAACGAGCGCGCGTTGCTGTTCGTGGACCCGACGACGGGCAAGACGCGCATGTCGTGGAACCCCGGCGTGGGTGTCTCCGCGCCGCCGTTCGTCGTGGGCTCGCGGGTGTACGTGCTGTCGAACAACGCGTACCTGTACTCGCTGGACATGAACAAGGTGAAGCTGGGGCCGCGCGGGTGA
- a CDS encoding tetratricopeptide repeat protein, whose amino-acid sequence MVAQQKTEKIRQQELRQPDAFQKVGADARDWLMQRQKFLAIGAGVLVLGAVGFAIGSEVSKRGEETASMQLGQALTVLDRPVTGVDPADPTSTETPFPTVAARDEEVVKQLSGFRKEHPGTRAATTAALPQAKAEFRLGKYDDALASLGAFLQGSPENDALRASALEGQGYAYEAKGDYANAITSFEQMEKADSGEYLVGMGQYHKARMLILQGKKDEAAQVLSKIPTDHPNSAAARQATERMAVLAAEGVKIPTPAPPPAATTETDAG is encoded by the coding sequence ATCGTGGCCCAGCAGAAGACCGAGAAGATTCGCCAGCAGGAGCTTCGTCAGCCGGACGCCTTCCAGAAGGTGGGGGCGGACGCGCGCGACTGGCTGATGCAGCGCCAGAAGTTCCTCGCCATTGGCGCCGGCGTCCTGGTGCTGGGCGCGGTGGGCTTCGCCATTGGCAGCGAAGTCTCCAAGCGCGGCGAGGAGACGGCCTCCATGCAACTGGGGCAGGCCCTCACCGTCCTGGACCGCCCCGTGACGGGCGTGGACCCGGCGGACCCCACCTCCACGGAGACGCCGTTCCCGACGGTGGCTGCCCGTGATGAGGAGGTCGTCAAGCAGCTGTCCGGCTTCCGCAAGGAGCACCCGGGCACCCGCGCGGCGACCACGGCGGCCCTGCCGCAGGCCAAGGCGGAGTTCCGCCTGGGCAAGTACGACGACGCGCTGGCGTCCCTGGGGGCGTTCCTCCAGGGTTCACCGGAGAACGATGCCCTGCGCGCGAGCGCCCTGGAGGGCCAGGGCTACGCCTACGAGGCCAAGGGCGACTACGCCAACGCCATCACCTCCTTCGAGCAGATGGAGAAGGCGGACTCGGGCGAGTACCTGGTCGGCATGGGGCAGTACCACAAGGCCCGCATGCTCATCCTTCAGGGCAAGAAGGACGAGGCGGCGCAGGTGCTGTCGAAGATTCCCACCGACCACCCGAACAGCGCCGCGGCCCGCCAGGCCACCGAGCGCATGGCGGTCCTGGCCGCGGAAGGCGTAAAGATTCCCACGCCGGCACCGCCGCCGGCCGCGACGACGGAAACGGACGCGGGGTAG
- the der gene encoding ribosome biogenesis GTPase Der, with product MKPLVAIVGRPNVGKSTLFNRLVGRRIALVEDEPGVTRDRHYADAEWEGRAFTLIDTGGFVPGEKDSLLKQVREQAQFAVEECDVIIFVVDARAGMTTADEAVANYLRKAGKPVVVAANKLDNESGQMQSLAGEFFRLGLGDVNAMSAEHNLGMGSLMDSVVGKLPAKVEGEDAEAPPDDGKIRVAIIGRPNVGKSTLVNAILKEKRVVTSDIAGTTRDPIDSEVTYKGQQLILTDTAGIRRKKTIAHQVEQYSVIAALKVLERSDVAVLLMDATEPAVDQDAKLAGLSMDRGRALVIVVNKWDLIAEDKRRQEAFRDDLKLALKFVGYAPVIFTSALHGSKVEKVVDVAVELAKQFRFRAPTPQLNRLLDYMVDNNPAPIVKGKPLRLYYIAQVTAAPPTFALTCNAPEGVPDMYKRYITNQIRKTFDLRVPIRLLFRERPGKAKREARKNPHLAAKGGKGGKRAGRERD from the coding sequence ATGAAGCCGCTGGTCGCCATTGTCGGTCGCCCCAACGTGGGCAAGAGCACGCTGTTCAACCGCCTGGTGGGCCGCCGCATCGCGCTCGTGGAGGACGAGCCGGGCGTCACCCGCGACCGGCACTACGCGGACGCGGAGTGGGAGGGGCGCGCCTTCACGCTCATCGACACCGGCGGCTTCGTCCCCGGTGAGAAGGACTCGCTGCTCAAGCAGGTGCGCGAGCAGGCGCAGTTCGCGGTGGAGGAGTGCGACGTCATCATCTTCGTCGTGGACGCCCGCGCGGGGATGACGACCGCGGACGAGGCCGTCGCCAACTACCTGCGCAAGGCGGGCAAGCCCGTCGTGGTCGCCGCCAACAAGCTGGACAACGAGTCCGGGCAGATGCAGTCGCTGGCGGGCGAGTTCTTCCGCCTGGGCCTGGGCGACGTGAACGCCATGTCCGCGGAGCACAACCTGGGCATGGGCAGCCTGATGGACTCCGTCGTGGGCAAGCTGCCCGCGAAGGTGGAGGGCGAGGACGCGGAGGCGCCGCCGGACGACGGGAAGATCCGCGTGGCCATCATCGGCCGGCCCAACGTGGGCAAGAGCACGCTGGTCAACGCCATCCTGAAGGAGAAGCGCGTCGTCACGAGCGACATCGCGGGCACCACGCGCGACCCCATCGACTCCGAGGTGACGTACAAGGGCCAGCAGCTCATCCTCACGGACACCGCGGGCATCCGGCGCAAGAAGACCATCGCGCATCAGGTGGAGCAGTACTCCGTCATCGCCGCGCTCAAGGTGCTGGAGCGCAGCGACGTGGCGGTGCTGCTGATGGACGCCACGGAGCCCGCGGTGGATCAGGACGCGAAGCTCGCGGGCCTGTCCATGGACCGGGGCCGCGCGCTGGTCATCGTGGTGAACAAGTGGGACCTCATCGCGGAGGACAAGCGCCGCCAGGAGGCCTTCCGCGACGACCTCAAGCTCGCGCTCAAGTTCGTGGGCTACGCGCCGGTCATCTTCACGTCCGCCCTGCACGGCTCCAAGGTGGAGAAGGTGGTGGACGTGGCGGTGGAGCTGGCCAAGCAGTTCCGGTTCCGGGCGCCCACGCCGCAGCTCAACCGGCTGCTGGATTACATGGTGGACAACAACCCGGCACCCATCGTGAAGGGCAAGCCGCTCCGCCTGTACTACATCGCCCAGGTGACGGCGGCGCCGCCGACGTTCGCGCTCACCTGCAATGCCCCGGAAGGCGTTCCGGACATGTACAAGCGCTACATCACCAACCAGATCCGCAAGACGTTCGATTTGCGGGTCCCCATCCGCCTGCTCTTCCGCGAGCGTCCAGGCAAGGCCAAGCGCGAGGCCCGCAAGAACCCGCACCTGGCGGCCAAGGGCGGCAAGGGTGGGAAGCGGGCAGGGCGAGAGCGCGACTGA
- the era gene encoding GTPase Era, translated as MASQSQKKTPRAGFAALIGRPNVGKSTLLNALTGEKIAIVSPKPQTTRNRILGVVTRPEGQVAFIDTPGIHQAKGELNRYMVEAAISAAEEVDLVLFLIEPPQGETLEVTPGNRDILERLQKVGKPTFLVINKIDSIPKSKLLPLIALYGQEFPFAEVVPISAREKDGVEHLFQVVLGHMQEGEPLFAEDMLTDQQERVLVAEYIREQVLRHCRQEIPYSTAVLVDVFDESEREPRPGTPPGQLGGLIRIAASIYVERDSQKAILIGKQGQMLKLIGTDARKSVQRLLGAHVYLDLRVRVEARWSERAAGLRKLGYE; from the coding sequence ATGGCCTCCCAGTCCCAGAAGAAGACCCCTCGCGCTGGCTTCGCCGCGCTCATCGGCCGGCCCAACGTGGGCAAGAGCACGCTGCTCAACGCGCTCACGGGCGAGAAGATCGCCATCGTCTCGCCCAAGCCGCAGACCACCCGCAACCGCATCCTGGGCGTCGTCACGCGCCCGGAGGGGCAGGTGGCGTTCATCGACACCCCCGGCATCCACCAGGCCAAGGGGGAGCTCAACCGCTACATGGTGGAGGCCGCCATCTCCGCGGCCGAGGAGGTGGACCTGGTCCTCTTCCTCATCGAGCCACCCCAGGGCGAGACGCTGGAGGTGACGCCGGGCAACCGCGACATCCTCGAGCGGCTGCAGAAGGTGGGCAAGCCCACCTTCCTGGTCATCAACAAGATCGACTCCATCCCCAAGTCGAAGCTGCTGCCGCTCATCGCGCTCTACGGCCAGGAGTTCCCCTTCGCGGAGGTGGTGCCCATCTCCGCGCGGGAGAAGGACGGCGTGGAGCACCTGTTCCAGGTGGTGCTGGGCCACATGCAGGAGGGCGAGCCCCTCTTCGCGGAGGACATGCTCACGGACCAGCAGGAGCGCGTGCTGGTGGCGGAGTACATCCGCGAGCAGGTGCTCCGGCACTGCCGGCAGGAGATTCCGTACTCCACCGCGGTGCTGGTGGACGTGTTCGACGAATCCGAGCGCGAGCCGCGCCCCGGCACGCCCCCGGGCCAGCTGGGCGGCCTCATCCGCATCGCGGCCTCCATCTACGTGGAGCGCGACAGCCAGAAGGCCATCCTGATTGGCAAGCAGGGGCAGATGCTGAAGCTGATTGGCACGGACGCGCGCAAGTCGGTGCAGCGCCTGCTGGGCGCGCACGTGTACCTGGACCTGCGCGTGCGCGTGGAGGCCCGCTGGAGCGAGCGCGCCGCGGGCCTGCGCAAGCTGGGGTACGAGTGA
- a CDS encoding peptidylprolyl isomerase, translating to MSFMEQARAGVELYGTFDTTEGRIVVRLFSQESPRTVENFVGLASGEKDWKHPITSETMHGRPLYDGTLFFRCIKDFMIQGGDPTSRGNGGPGFRFEDEFQGGRRFDKKGVLAMGNTGPNTNGSQFFITAAPQPHLDNRYTIFGEVVAGQDVVDRIANELPKDSNDRPRRDVRIQTLTLSTARPS from the coding sequence ATGAGCTTCATGGAGCAGGCCCGCGCGGGCGTGGAGCTGTACGGCACCTTCGACACCACCGAGGGGCGCATCGTGGTGCGCCTGTTCTCCCAGGAGTCTCCGAGGACGGTGGAGAACTTCGTGGGGCTGGCCAGCGGGGAGAAGGACTGGAAGCACCCCATCACCAGCGAGACCATGCACGGCCGCCCGCTCTACGACGGCACGCTCTTCTTCCGCTGCATCAAGGACTTCATGATCCAGGGCGGGGATCCGACCAGCCGGGGCAACGGTGGGCCGGGCTTCCGTTTCGAGGATGAGTTCCAGGGCGGCCGGCGTTTCGACAAGAAGGGCGTGTTGGCCATGGGCAACACGGGCCCCAACACCAATGGCAGTCAGTTCTTCATCACCGCGGCACCACAGCCCCACCTGGACAACCGGTACACCATCTTCGGCGAGGTGGTGGCGGGGCAGGACGTGGTGGACCGCATCGCCAATGAGCTTCCCAAGGACTCGAACGACCGTCCGCGCCGGGACGTGCGCATCCAGACGTTGACCCTCTCCACGGCGCGGCCGTCCTAA
- a CDS encoding peptidylprolyl isomerase, whose protein sequence is MHRLLGITVALAAVAALAAEPAVGPWTKKVQAGKDVYATLKTSQGVITVKLFSKDAPKTVENFVGLATGEKTWTDPKTGEPVKGKPLYAGTVFHRVIPGFMIQGGDPTGTGMGDPGYRFEDEFQSGRSFDKPGLLAMANAGPNTNGSQFFITTSTPAHLTGRHTLFGEVVTGYDVVEKIASVPRSAQDRPQTPVVLTSVTLSDKAPKQAAAARPKATATPSPAQ, encoded by the coding sequence ATGCACCGTCTTCTCGGTATCACCGTGGCGCTGGCCGCAGTCGCGGCGTTGGCCGCCGAGCCCGCAGTGGGCCCCTGGACGAAGAAGGTCCAGGCCGGCAAGGACGTCTACGCGACCCTGAAGACGAGCCAGGGCGTCATCACCGTGAAGCTCTTCTCCAAGGACGCCCCGAAGACGGTGGAGAACTTCGTCGGGCTCGCCACGGGCGAGAAGACCTGGACCGACCCGAAGACCGGCGAGCCGGTGAAGGGCAAGCCCCTCTACGCGGGCACCGTCTTCCACCGCGTCATCCCGGGCTTCATGATCCAGGGCGGCGACCCCACCGGCACCGGCATGGGCGACCCGGGCTACCGCTTCGAGGACGAGTTCCAGAGCGGCCGCAGCTTCGACAAGCCGGGCCTGCTGGCCATGGCCAACGCGGGGCCGAACACCAACGGCAGCCAGTTCTTCATCACCACCTCCACGCCCGCGCACCTCACCGGCCGCCACACCCTCTTCGGCGAGGTCGTCACCGGCTACGACGTGGTGGAGAAGATCGCCAGCGTGCCCCGCAGCGCCCAGGATCGGCCCCAGACGCCGGTGGTGCTCACCTCCGTCACGCTGAGCGACAAGGCCCCCAAGCAGGCGGCCGCCGCCAGGCCCAAGGCCACCGCCACCCCGAGTCCCGCCCAATGA
- the rnc gene encoding ribonuclease III, which yields MTLAERVQALEARLGVEFSKRDLALEALTHKTYVNENRDQNLKDNQRLEFLGDAVVDLAVSHRLMDRCPGVPEGELTKMRARIVHEEGLARVARGLRLGELLLLGRGESQSGGRDKNSLLADALEAVLGAVYLSGGLEPALALVDRCFGEVVEEVASGAGRLDYKTLLQELSHEKLKLSPRYRVVAESGPEHSKVFEVEVCIGETVYARANGRNKKEAEQSAARTTLERLRAAPAPESGAEVAPAEAVGGTSPDDPPA from the coding sequence ATGACCCTGGCCGAGCGGGTGCAAGCCCTGGAGGCCCGCCTGGGAGTGGAGTTCTCCAAGCGAGACCTCGCCCTGGAAGCCCTGACGCACAAGACGTACGTCAACGAGAACCGGGACCAGAACCTCAAGGACAACCAGCGCCTGGAGTTCCTGGGCGACGCGGTGGTGGACCTGGCGGTGTCCCACCGGCTGATGGACCGCTGCCCCGGTGTCCCCGAGGGCGAGCTCACCAAGATGCGCGCCCGCATCGTCCACGAGGAGGGCCTGGCCCGCGTGGCCCGGGGCCTGCGCCTGGGCGAGCTGCTGCTGCTGGGCCGGGGCGAGTCCCAGTCCGGGGGCCGCGACAAGAACTCGCTCCTCGCGGACGCGCTGGAGGCGGTGCTGGGCGCGGTGTACCTGAGCGGCGGCCTGGAGCCGGCCCTGGCGCTGGTGGACCGGTGCTTCGGGGAGGTGGTGGAGGAGGTGGCCTCGGGCGCGGGGCGCCTGGACTACAAGACGCTCCTCCAGGAGCTCTCCCACGAGAAGCTCAAGCTGTCCCCGCGCTACCGGGTGGTGGCGGAGTCGGGCCCGGAGCACTCCAAGGTCTTCGAGGTGGAGGTGTGTATCGGGGAGACCGTGTACGCCCGGGCCAACGGCCGGAACAAGAAGGAGGCCGAGCAGTCCGCCGCGCGCACCACCCTGGAGCGCCTTCGGGCGGCCCCAGCCCCGGAATCCGGGGCGGAGGTGGCTCCGGCGGAGGCCGTGGGAGGGACTTCGCCAGACGACCCTCCGGCGTGA